In Haladaptatus sp. QDMS2, a single window of DNA contains:
- a CDS encoding SLC13 family permease, whose translation MLVVFVVILLALFLFATEWFPIDVTAILIMVTLMVLEPWTQISAQEGISGFSSPATITVLAMLILSTGINRTGIVQLIGRKMSEFAGTDQRKQLAATIGVTGPVSGFINNTPVVAILVPVIADLAHKGKTSPSKLLMPLSFASMFGGMLTLIGTSTNILASDISARLGAESPESGLHAFGMFEFTQLGIVVFGVGALYLMTVGVWLLPKRVPAEEDLVEEYALQEYLADVIVPENSSLIGQTVEEALGADALDIDVLQLIRYGERFSEPLARKEIHENDTLRVRTNRDTLEEIMAAEGLRFVGGPRSQDDLDSGEEEPVLVEVVIPSGSFLVGETLASSTFRQRYDANVLAFRSRGKVVRDRFEDIHIRVGDTLLVQAPPDSLTRLVQNEDFIVAHEFDDVEYRTEKIPFAIAIIAGVVGLPALDILPIVVSALGGVAAMILSGVLKPNELYQSVEWNVIFLLAGVIPLGIALQQTGAAALLGSAVASTAAFLPAIGVLWVLYIATGLLTSVISNNASVVLMIPVAATAAQSIGANAFAFVLGVTFAASTAFMTPVGYQTNLFVYGPGGYRFSDFIRVGAPLQLLLSVVTVVGIAFFWGIRV comes from the coding sequence ATGCTCGTCGTCTTCGTGGTGATTCTCCTCGCCCTCTTTCTGTTCGCGACTGAGTGGTTCCCAATCGACGTCACCGCCATTCTCATAATGGTCACGTTGATGGTGCTCGAACCGTGGACCCAAATCTCCGCACAGGAGGGGATTTCGGGCTTTTCGAGCCCAGCGACCATCACCGTGCTGGCGATGCTCATCTTGAGTACGGGCATCAACCGGACGGGCATCGTCCAGCTCATCGGTCGAAAGATGTCCGAGTTCGCCGGCACTGACCAGCGCAAGCAACTCGCGGCGACCATCGGCGTCACCGGCCCCGTCTCCGGGTTCATCAACAACACGCCGGTCGTCGCCATCCTCGTCCCGGTCATCGCCGACCTCGCGCACAAGGGAAAGACGTCGCCGTCGAAACTGCTCATGCCCCTCTCGTTCGCGTCGATGTTCGGCGGGATGCTCACACTCATCGGAACGTCCACGAACATCCTCGCAAGCGACATCTCCGCCCGACTCGGGGCGGAATCGCCCGAGTCCGGCCTGCACGCCTTTGGCATGTTCGAGTTCACGCAACTCGGCATCGTCGTCTTCGGCGTCGGGGCGCTCTACCTCATGACGGTCGGCGTCTGGTTGCTCCCAAAGCGCGTCCCCGCAGAGGAGGACCTCGTAGAGGAGTACGCCCTCCAGGAGTACCTCGCGGACGTCATCGTTCCGGAGAACTCGTCGCTGATTGGGCAAACGGTCGAAGAGGCGCTCGGGGCCGATGCCCTCGACATCGACGTCCTCCAGTTGATTCGCTACGGCGAGCGCTTCTCTGAGCCACTCGCGAGAAAGGAAATTCACGAAAACGACACCCTCCGCGTCCGGACGAACCGCGACACGCTGGAAGAAATCATGGCAGCAGAGGGGCTTCGCTTCGTCGGTGGTCCGCGGTCTCAAGACGACCTCGACTCCGGCGAAGAGGAACCCGTCCTCGTCGAAGTGGTCATCCCCTCGGGGTCGTTCCTCGTCGGCGAAACCCTCGCTAGTTCGACCTTCCGCCAGCGTTACGATGCCAACGTCCTCGCATTCCGAAGTCGCGGGAAGGTCGTCCGCGACCGATTCGAAGACATCCACATTCGCGTCGGCGACACGCTACTCGTCCAAGCCCCACCAGACAGCCTCACCCGGCTCGTCCAGAACGAGGACTTCATCGTCGCCCACGAGTTCGACGACGTCGAGTACCGAACGGAGAAGATTCCGTTCGCCATCGCCATCATCGCCGGCGTCGTTGGCCTGCCCGCCCTCGACATCCTGCCCATCGTCGTCTCCGCGCTTGGCGGCGTGGCCGCGATGATTCTCTCAGGTGTGCTCAAACCGAACGAACTCTACCAGTCCGTCGAGTGGAACGTCATCTTCCTGCTCGCGGGCGTCATCCCGCTCGGCATCGCCCTCCAGCAGACGGGAGCCGCCGCCCTGCTCGGGAGTGCGGTGGCCTCGACGGCCGCGTTCCTCCCCGCCATCGGCGTCCTCTGGGTGCTCTACATCGCGACGGGCCTGCTCACGAGCGTCATCAGCAATAACGCAAGCGTGGTGTTGATGATTCCCGTCGCCGCCACGGCCGCCCAGTCAATTGGGGCGAACGCCTTCGCGTTCGTTCTCGGCGTGACGTTCGCCGCCTCGACGGCGTTCATGACGCCCGTTGGCTACCAGACCAACCTGTTCGTCTACGGGCCCGGTGGCTACCGCTTCTCCGACTTTATCCGCGTGGGAGCACCGTTGCAGTTGCTCCTCTCTGTCGTGACGGTGGTCGGGATTGCCTTCTTCTGGGGCATCCGCGTCTAA
- a CDS encoding rhomboid family intramembrane serine protease, with amino-acid sequence MSSPAHQPARRNNSSLSAAFFGNPVVETLVAMTVVTFLTWVSFFTGLGGLFVLAQPLLNPPWALVTSVYAHAGVGHLISNAVIVILAGSLVAWSTTRLRFHAFFVTTGALAGVAEVLISGLLGQPTAVLGASGAAFALVGYVLAANPASTVLFDRLNLPPRVLVVLVAAAGLVLTFLFSAPGSALIAHLTGAMLGLVAGRMRLLRVPKR; translated from the coding sequence GTGTCCTCGCCTGCGCACCAGCCCGCCCGACGCAACAACTCGTCTCTGAGCGCCGCGTTCTTTGGAAACCCCGTCGTCGAGACGCTCGTCGCGATGACCGTCGTGACCTTCCTCACGTGGGTGAGTTTCTTCACTGGCCTCGGCGGGTTGTTCGTCCTCGCCCAACCGCTGCTCAATCCACCGTGGGCGCTCGTCACGAGCGTCTACGCTCACGCGGGCGTTGGCCACCTCATCTCGAACGCCGTCATCGTGATTCTCGCGGGGAGTCTCGTCGCGTGGTCCACGACCCGCCTGCGCTTTCACGCGTTTTTCGTCACGACGGGCGCGCTCGCCGGCGTCGCAGAAGTGCTCATCTCCGGTCTGCTCGGCCAGCCAACGGCCGTCCTGGGCGCGAGCGGCGCGGCCTTCGCGCTCGTCGGCTACGTCCTCGCGGCGAATCCCGCCTCGACCGTGCTGTTCGACCGCCTCAACCTCCCACCTCGCGTGCTGGTCGTGCTCGTCGCGGCCGCTGGCCTCGTCCTGACGTTCCTCTTCAGTGCTCCCGGGAGTGCGCTCATCGCCCACCTCACGGGCGCGATGCTCGGCCTCGTTGCCGGCAGAATGCGCCTGCTTCGCGTTCCGAAACGGTAA
- a CDS encoding GNAT family N-acetyltransferase produces the protein MEIREAEVGDAAFIATEFWVPLAEEMEAYSELNHLRADAGEHAENGFRRLLKNDTHRVFLLEADGEDVAYILVETGVRSSRRLGAFLSIVDLYVKEGHRGEGFGTALVEKARAVADAEDCDYITVSAEWDNEPAREFYENLGFEEKQVSYAERR, from the coding sequence ATGGAGATTCGAGAGGCAGAGGTGGGGGACGCAGCGTTCATCGCCACGGAGTTCTGGGTGCCACTCGCCGAGGAGATGGAGGCGTATTCCGAGCTAAACCACCTGCGAGCGGACGCCGGAGAGCATGCAGAGAACGGGTTTCGACGACTGTTGAAAAACGACACTCACCGTGTATTCCTCCTCGAAGCGGACGGCGAGGACGTCGCCTACATCCTCGTCGAAACCGGCGTGCGATCCTCGCGGCGTCTTGGCGCGTTTCTCTCGATTGTTGACCTCTACGTCAAGGAGGGCCACCGAGGCGAGGGCTTCGGCACGGCACTCGTCGAGAAGGCGCGGGCCGTCGCCGACGCCGAGGACTGCGACTACATCACCGTCTCCGCCGAGTGGGACAACGAACCAGCCCGCGAGTTCTACGAAAACCTCGGATTCGAGGAAAAGCAGGTGTCGTACGCGGAACGCCGCTGA